In Rutidosis leptorrhynchoides isolate AG116_Rl617_1_P2 chromosome 2, CSIRO_AGI_Rlap_v1, whole genome shotgun sequence, one genomic interval encodes:
- the LOC139889135 gene encoding uncharacterized protein: protein MEVSNVNNGGMINGMERLVGNNYKYWKMCMEAYLQGQDLWELVAGSDAIILVETLEQGESRRKWKIKCGKALFALRTSISKEFIEHVRDLNSPKEVWDTLEKLFSKKNTARLQFLENELAISRQEGMSVSEYFLRVKNLCSEISEIDTNEKISESRLQRYLIRGLKKEYVLYITSIQRWATQPSVEELENLLSNQEALAKQMAKGFENDAVLFSKGKNFKKGSSSKEKEEEQTVTKVTMRRNLPHVTSAGSNDDDEVKWEQCFTVDTVVKKNQWIVDSGCSHHVTGDGTLLHDVRDHNQNRVVITADNSTHLVKMEGNAIIDVSNNTFTLEDVYLVPKLTKNLISVPQITESGKHVLFGPTDVKVLENVKEIVGDVLFTGEKKGSLFVLSAGEACKDPS, encoded by the exons ATGGAAGTTTCAAATGTAAACAACGGTGGTATGATCAACGGTATGGAAAGACTTGTAGGCAACAACTACAAGTATTGGAAGATGTGTATGGAAGCTTATCTCCAAGGTCAAGACCTATGGGAACTTGTGGCCGGAAGTGATGCCATAATTCTCGTAGAAACTCTTGAGCAAGGCGAGTCACGAAGAAAATGGAAGATCAAGTGTGGGAAGGCTCTCTTTGCATTGAGGACATCAATTAGCAAAGAGTTCATAGAACACGTTCGTGATCTTAACTCGCCAAAGGAGGTTTGGGATACTCTTGAGAAACTCTTTAGCAAGAAGAATACCGCACGATTGCAATTCTTGGAAAATGAGTTAGCAATCTCAAGACAAGAAGGTATGTCAGTTTCTGAATATTTTTTACGGGTCAAAAATCTTTGTTCTGAAATTTCAGAGATTGATACAAACGAGAAAATCAGTGAATCTCGGCTGCAAAGATATTTAATTCGCGGTTTGAAGAAAGAGTACGTTCTGTACATAACCTCTATTCAGAGGTGGGCTACTCAACCTTCGGTTGAAGAATTAGAAAATTTACTCTCTAATCAAGAAGCTTTGGCCAAGCAAATGGCTAAAGGATTTGAAAATGATGCGGTATTGTTTTCAAAAGGGAAGAACTTTAAGAAAGGTTCTTCtagcaaagaaaaagaagaagagcaaACAGTTACAAAAGTAACTATGAGAAGAAACCTCCCACATGTTACAAGTGCGGGAAG CAACGATGATGATGAAGTCAAATGGGAGCAATGTTTTACCGTTGATACGGTTGTTAAGAAGAATCAATGGATTGTTGATTCAGGTTGCTCTCATCATGTGACCGGTGATGGAACTCTTCTTCATGACGTTAGAGATCACAATCAAAATCGAGTTGTAATCACGGCTGACAACTCAACTCATCTGGTTAAAATGGAAGGTAATGCTATTATTGAtgttagtaataatacttttactttggaAGATGTTTATCTTGTTCCTAAATTGACCAAGAATCTAATTTCGGTACCTCAAATTACCGAATCTGGAAAACATGTTCTTTTTGGTCCAACGGATGTGAAAGTCCTTGAGAATGTCAAGGAGATTGTGGGTGATGTTCTTTTCACGGGAGAAAAGAAAGGTTCTTTGTTTGTGTTGTCCGCAGGTGAGgcttgtaaagacccatcctaa